The following are encoded together in the Adhaeribacter arboris genome:
- a CDS encoding M43 family zinc metalloprotease — MKFILLRANIYVCIIWLLLVVGSVKAQPAKPRPRCATNEVTQRLQQLHPNLLNQMQKVKVHAQTYQQQKSKARLQQPVTVVPVVFHVVYHNSRENVSTEQLLSQLEVLNEDYRHQNADSAQTLPQFKKLAADTRIQFCLATRDPNGNATTGITRKFTSSAEFDIDDAVKFSAFSGQNAWDSERYLNIWVCNLSGQSLGYSQYPGGPAETDGVVLDYTTIGRAPANPFASLYNLGRTGTHEIGHWLGLQHIWGPNDTGCDDSDDIADTPNQDKASNGCPTGMVTSCNNNPTGNMYQNYLDYTDDACMNLFTQDQAEYMQSILSTVRQNILTTAVVCSNPLTANFEVSDTIIVAGTTVQFQDASIGVRANEWAWIFEGGNVTTSTEQNPTVRYDQPGTYTVSLTASFNSVTDAVTKTQYIRVTGPEAIIYPNPAQQQLSIEAPASKKLQKIQIINSVGQVILTQTVQVNFVTLSLPNVANGIYYCRLWYQDGSFDIKKLVIAR, encoded by the coding sequence TTGAAATTTATTCTATTGCGGGCAAATATCTACGTTTGTATTATCTGGCTACTCCTGGTAGTTGGCTCGGTTAAGGCGCAACCAGCAAAACCGCGTCCTCGTTGTGCCACCAACGAAGTAACGCAACGGCTTCAGCAACTTCATCCGAATTTACTCAACCAGATGCAAAAAGTGAAGGTGCACGCCCAAACCTACCAACAGCAAAAAAGTAAGGCTCGTTTGCAACAACCCGTAACGGTAGTGCCGGTAGTATTTCACGTGGTATACCATAATAGCCGGGAAAATGTATCCACCGAACAGTTGCTCTCGCAGCTAGAAGTATTGAACGAAGATTATCGTCACCAAAACGCGGATTCGGCGCAAACCTTACCTCAATTTAAAAAATTGGCTGCCGACACCCGGATTCAGTTTTGTTTAGCAACCCGCGACCCGAATGGAAATGCTACTACGGGTATTACGCGGAAGTTTACTTCCAGCGCCGAATTTGACATAGATGATGCCGTTAAATTTTCGGCTTTCTCGGGTCAGAATGCCTGGGACAGTGAACGGTACTTAAATATTTGGGTATGTAATTTATCTGGTCAATCTCTAGGTTACTCGCAGTACCCGGGCGGACCCGCCGAAACGGATGGAGTGGTGCTGGATTATACTACCATTGGCCGGGCACCGGCAAACCCATTTGCCTCGCTTTATAACTTAGGCCGTACCGGTACGCACGAAATTGGGCATTGGCTAGGCTTGCAGCATATCTGGGGACCTAACGATACGGGTTGCGACGATTCCGATGATATTGCCGATACTCCTAATCAGGATAAGGCTTCCAATGGCTGCCCAACGGGAATGGTAACATCCTGTAATAATAATCCGACGGGTAATATGTACCAAAATTACCTGGATTATACCGATGATGCCTGCATGAATTTATTTACGCAAGACCAGGCCGAGTACATGCAAAGCATTTTAAGTACCGTGCGCCAAAATATATTAACTACTGCGGTGGTGTGTAGCAACCCCCTAACCGCCAATTTTGAAGTATCCGATACCATTATTGTAGCCGGAACTACCGTGCAATTTCAGGATGCCAGCATTGGCGTACGCGCGAACGAATGGGCCTGGATTTTTGAAGGAGGTAATGTAACTACTTCTACGGAGCAGAACCCTACCGTCCGGTACGATCAGCCAGGTACTTACACAGTTTCGCTTACAGCCAGCTTTAATTCCGTAACCGATGCAGTTACTAAAACCCAATACATTCGGGTAACCGGCCCGGAGGCCATTATCTATCCTAATCCGGCTCAGCAGCAACTTTCCATAGAAGCCCCGGCCAGTAAAAAATTACAGAAAATTCAAATAATTAATAGCGTAGGGCAAGTAATTCTAACGCAAACCGTTCAGGTGAATTTTGTAACACTATCCTTACCGAACGTTGCTAATGGTATTTACTACTGTCGGTTGTGGTACCAAGACGGATCCTTTGATATTAAAAAATTAGTAATAGCCCGATAA
- a CDS encoding nitrite reductase encodes MLSFRTEFENPLVSKEIIDLDKKIRQFRGGQLPDEKFRSLRLTRGIYGQRQPGVQMVRIKLPFGRLTVKQLLKIADVSDEYASKNLHLTTRQDIQIHFVSLDRTPELWSKLAEDDITLREACGNTVRNVTASPDAGIDPNEPFDVSPYAYETFRYFVRNPICQDMGRKFKIGFSASEADTAMAYMHDVGFVPKIKTEDGEEVRGFRVVLGGGLGAQPMLAKLGYEFLPEDQVIPLIEAVVRVFDRHGERTSRNKARLKYLIAKIGFEAFMDLVAQERTAIKSKSYVIDRSSVPQPEPAPAREIPAVEILNQNHYEAWLKTNVVEQKQKGFYSVRTRVLMGDIKTDIARKIAALVQDFAADDIRVTANQGLLFKYIRPEALPYFFQELNKLGLAKPGFDSTADITTCPGTDTCNLGITNSMGIAEVLENMIAEEFPDLVYNHDIKIKISGCMNSCGQHSLANIGFHGSSIKHGNAVVPALQVMLGGGTLGNGEGRVGDRVIKVPTKRGPHVLRFLFNDFETNAYDGEYFNSYYDRQGKNYFYQLLKPLADLSTMAPDDYKDWGHVEEYATAIGVGECAGVMIDLVATLLYEVEEKLEWSVEALKNGMYADSIYHSYSIFVGTAKALLLSKGIACNTQIGIINDFDTHFVANGTFSFAPDFKTHVLQINQNEPSPEFALQFLTEADGFLTAAKKYRGEEVNRPEVLTELLNV; translated from the coding sequence ATGTTAAGTTTTCGGACAGAATTCGAGAATCCGTTGGTTTCAAAAGAAATAATTGATCTCGACAAAAAAATACGCCAATTCCGGGGAGGTCAGCTGCCTGACGAGAAATTCCGGAGTTTACGTTTAACCCGCGGTATTTATGGCCAGCGTCAGCCTGGTGTACAAATGGTACGCATTAAATTGCCTTTCGGCCGGTTAACCGTGAAGCAGTTACTCAAAATTGCCGATGTATCTGATGAGTACGCGAGCAAAAACCTGCATTTAACTACCCGCCAGGATATTCAAATTCACTTTGTGAGCCTCGACCGCACTCCGGAACTTTGGTCTAAGCTAGCCGAAGATGATATTACTTTACGCGAAGCTTGCGGTAATACCGTGCGTAACGTAACCGCTTCCCCTGACGCTGGTATCGACCCGAACGAACCATTTGATGTATCGCCTTATGCTTACGAAACATTCCGGTATTTTGTGCGAAATCCTATCTGCCAGGATATGGGCCGGAAATTTAAAATTGGCTTCTCCGCTTCGGAAGCGGATACGGCCATGGCCTATATGCACGACGTAGGATTCGTGCCTAAAATTAAAACGGAGGACGGCGAAGAAGTACGCGGTTTCCGGGTAGTATTGGGCGGTGGTTTAGGAGCGCAGCCTATGTTAGCGAAACTAGGTTACGAATTTTTACCCGAAGACCAGGTTATTCCGTTGATCGAAGCTGTTGTTCGGGTATTTGACCGCCACGGCGAACGCACTAGCCGCAATAAAGCTCGGCTGAAATACTTAATTGCTAAAATTGGTTTTGAGGCTTTCATGGACTTAGTAGCGCAGGAACGTACGGCTATTAAAAGCAAGTCGTACGTTATCGATCGCAGCTCCGTTCCCCAACCAGAACCGGCTCCTGCCCGGGAAATTCCAGCCGTAGAAATTTTAAATCAGAATCATTACGAGGCCTGGCTGAAAACCAACGTTGTAGAGCAAAAGCAAAAAGGTTTTTATTCGGTGAGAACCCGGGTGTTAATGGGTGATATTAAAACCGATATTGCCCGTAAAATAGCGGCCTTAGTCCAAGATTTTGCGGCGGATGATATCCGGGTAACGGCTAATCAAGGTTTGTTATTTAAATACATTCGTCCGGAAGCTTTACCTTATTTCTTCCAGGAGTTAAATAAATTAGGTTTAGCCAAACCTGGTTTTGACAGTACCGCCGATATTACTACTTGCCCCGGTACCGATACCTGTAACCTAGGTATCACTAATAGTATGGGTATTGCCGAAGTATTGGAAAATATGATTGCCGAAGAGTTTCCGGATTTAGTTTACAACCACGACATTAAAATTAAAATTAGTGGTTGCATGAACTCCTGCGGACAGCACAGTTTAGCTAATATTGGGTTCCACGGTAGTTCTATTAAGCACGGCAACGCCGTAGTTCCGGCTTTACAGGTAATGCTGGGCGGCGGTACGTTAGGCAACGGCGAAGGCCGTGTGGGCGACCGGGTAATAAAAGTACCTACCAAACGTGGTCCGCATGTTTTGCGCTTCCTGTTCAACGATTTTGAAACCAACGCGTACGACGGCGAATATTTTAATTCGTATTACGACCGTCAGGGTAAAAATTATTTCTACCAACTACTAAAACCGTTAGCCGATTTAAGCACTATGGCGCCCGACGATTATAAAGATTGGGGCCACGTAGAAGAATATGCCACCGCTATTGGCGTAGGAGAATGCGCCGGCGTAATGATTGATTTAGTAGCTACTCTATTGTATGAGGTAGAAGAAAAACTGGAATGGTCCGTGGAAGCCTTAAAGAATGGTATGTACGCCGATTCTATTTACCATAGCTACAGCATTTTTGTGGGTACGGCCAAAGCCCTTTTATTAAGCAAAGGAATTGCCTGCAACACCCAAATTGGTATTATTAACGATTTTGATACGCACTTTGTAGCAAACGGCACTTTTAGCTTCGCGCCGGATTTTAAAACGCACGTGTTGCAAATCAACCAGAACGAACCAAGTCCGGAATTTGCCCTGCAATTTTTAACCGAAGCCGACGGCTTCTTAACGGCGGCTAAAAAATACCGCGGCGAAGAGGTAAACCGGCCGGAAGTATTGACTGAGTTGCTGAATGTTTGA
- a CDS encoding TSUP family transporter: protein MTEPKPLTATDQENYLFPVFLKLHELHTLIVGGGLVGEEKISAVLRNSPEAKVTLVATQILPQIKELAEQHPYVILLERPYLVTDLEGKDLVIVATDDKALNRQIKQEAKARKLLANVADTPDECDFYLSSIVQKGNLKIAISTNGKSPTVAKRVKEVLNETFPVELEAVLVNLQQIRNSLKGDFAEKVKQLNNITSVLVEKPNTSEGVTPAELPKHAPIPLIPHIKHSWRYRLIVAFACLGLMISGHLLFSLLPMDTIGVYARQAAQQVDSKILWFMLAGFVAQMIDGALGMAYGVSASTFLLTVGVPPAFASASVHASEIFTSGVSGLMHLRFRNVNSKLFKNLLLPGVIGAILGAYVLSSAENYVFIIKPLVALYTLFLGGVIIKKALKKTTRRKPIRKLGILATAGGFLDSVGGGGWGPIVSSSLIASGRSPLYTIGSVNLAEFFVSLASSLTFITLLGFNHWQVVAGLVLGGVVAAPIAAVLARKLPIKTMMILVGLIVIIVSLRNIITMLF, encoded by the coding sequence TTGACTGAACCTAAACCATTAACTGCTACCGACCAGGAGAATTATCTGTTTCCGGTTTTTCTGAAACTGCACGAACTGCATACCTTAATTGTAGGCGGCGGCTTGGTGGGGGAAGAAAAAATATCGGCGGTACTCCGTAACAGTCCGGAAGCTAAAGTTACGCTGGTAGCAACGCAAATTTTGCCGCAAATAAAGGAATTGGCCGAGCAGCACCCCTACGTAATCTTACTGGAAAGGCCTTACTTGGTGACGGATTTAGAAGGAAAAGACCTGGTAATAGTAGCTACCGACGATAAAGCACTGAACCGCCAGATTAAACAAGAAGCAAAAGCTAGAAAGTTACTGGCCAACGTAGCGGATACCCCCGATGAATGCGATTTTTACCTGAGCTCCATTGTGCAGAAAGGTAATTTAAAAATTGCTATCTCTACCAACGGAAAATCGCCCACGGTAGCTAAACGGGTAAAAGAAGTACTAAACGAAACTTTCCCCGTTGAACTTGAAGCGGTGCTGGTCAACTTGCAGCAGATCCGGAATAGCTTAAAAGGTGATTTCGCCGAAAAAGTAAAACAACTCAATAATATAACGTCGGTTCTAGTAGAAAAACCGAACACTTCGGAGGGGGTAACTCCCGCTGAACTGCCTAAACATGCTCCAATTCCTTTAATCCCGCACATTAAACATTCTTGGCGTTACCGGTTAATTGTGGCCTTTGCTTGCTTAGGTCTAATGATTTCCGGTCACTTGCTGTTCAGCCTTTTACCAATGGATACCATTGGTGTGTATGCTCGTCAGGCGGCCCAACAGGTTGATTCCAAAATTCTGTGGTTTATGTTGGCAGGTTTTGTGGCCCAGATGATTGATGGGGCTTTAGGGATGGCGTACGGCGTAAGTGCTTCAACTTTTCTGTTAACGGTAGGTGTGCCACCAGCCTTTGCCAGTGCCAGCGTACATGCTTCCGAAATATTTACCAGCGGTGTATCCGGATTGATGCACCTGCGGTTCCGAAACGTAAATAGTAAATTATTTAAAAACCTGCTCCTCCCCGGAGTAATTGGGGCTATTTTAGGCGCTTATGTACTTTCTTCGGCCGAGAATTACGTGTTTATTATTAAACCTTTGGTGGCTTTATACACTTTATTCCTGGGAGGTGTGATCATTAAAAAAGCCCTAAAGAAAACTACCCGGCGAAAACCCATCCGGAAACTAGGAATACTTGCCACTGCCGGTGGCTTCCTGGATTCAGTGGGAGGTGGCGGTTGGGGACCAATTGTATCATCCTCGCTTATAGCCAGTGGCCGTAGTCCTTTGTACACCATTGGCTCCGTAAACCTAGCAGAATTTTTCGTTTCTCTGGCCAGTTCCCTTACTTTTATCACTCTCCTTGGCTTTAATCATTGGCAGGTAGTCGCCGGATTAGTATTGGGTGGCGTAGTAGCTGCTCCTATTGCGGCTGTTCTAGCGCGTAAACTCCCGATAAAAACCATGATGATCTTAGTAGGATTAATTGTGATCATCGTAAGTTTGCGCAACATTATCACAATGCTTTTTTAA
- a CDS encoding O-succinylhomoserine sulfhydrylase: MKDNETKVIRTHPNRSEFREHSTPLYLTSSFTFETAEQGRALFADELEGNIYSRFSNPNTSEFIDKMCLLEGAEDGFAFATGMSAVFSGFGAILQSGDHILASRSVFGSSHQLLTKILSKWGITHTYADAARPEEWEALIQPNTKLIFIETPSNPQLELIDLEWLGNLKKKHNLILSVDNCFATPYLQTPIEYGADLIIHSATKFIDGQGRVLGGVIVGRQDLIDEIRFFARHTGPALSPFNAWVLSKSLETLPVRMDRHCQSALTLAQFLDNHSELESVLYPFLPSHPQYELAKKQMKQGGGIVTFVVKGGYARAHQFMDALQIASKTANLGDTRTTVTHPASTTHSKLTDAERAAVGISDGLIRISVGLENVNDLIADIDQALAATQA; encoded by the coding sequence GTGAAAGATAACGAAACCAAAGTAATACGCACCCATCCGAATCGCAGCGAATTTCGGGAACATTCAACGCCGCTTTACCTGACATCCAGCTTTACTTTCGAGACGGCCGAGCAAGGGCGTGCTTTGTTTGCGGATGAACTGGAAGGCAATATTTATTCCCGCTTTTCGAACCCGAATACGTCTGAATTTATTGATAAGATGTGCTTGTTAGAAGGCGCCGAAGATGGTTTTGCCTTTGCTACGGGTATGTCGGCGGTGTTCTCCGGGTTTGGTGCCATTCTGCAATCCGGCGATCATATTCTGGCCTCCCGGTCGGTATTTGGTTCGTCGCATCAATTGCTTACCAAAATCTTGTCTAAGTGGGGGATTACGCATACCTACGCCGATGCGGCCCGACCAGAAGAATGGGAAGCTCTCATTCAGCCGAATACTAAATTGATTTTTATCGAAACGCCTTCTAATCCGCAGTTAGAACTTATTGATCTGGAATGGCTCGGTAATTTAAAAAAGAAACATAATTTAATTCTGAGCGTCGATAATTGTTTCGCCACCCCTTACCTGCAAACGCCAATAGAATACGGCGCCGATTTGATTATTCATTCGGCTACTAAATTTATCGATGGCCAGGGTAGAGTTTTAGGAGGAGTAATTGTAGGACGGCAAGATTTAATCGACGAAATTCGGTTTTTTGCCCGGCATACGGGACCAGCTTTATCGCCGTTTAACGCCTGGGTTCTAAGCAAAAGCCTTGAAACTTTACCCGTCCGGATGGATCGGCACTGCCAAAGCGCTTTAACTTTAGCGCAATTTTTAGATAATCATTCTGAATTGGAGAGTGTTCTGTATCCGTTTTTACCCTCGCACCCGCAGTACGAATTGGCAAAAAAACAAATGAAGCAAGGGGGCGGCATCGTTACTTTCGTGGTAAAAGGCGGTTATGCCCGGGCGCATCAATTTATGGATGCTTTGCAAATTGCTTCTAAAACGGCAAATCTGGGCGATACCCGCACTACCGTTACCCACCCAGCTTCTACTACCCATTCTAAGCTAACCGATGCGGAACGCGCGGCCGTAGGTATTTCCGATGGACTTATCCGGATTTCGGTAGGATTAGAAAACGTGAACGATTTGATTGCGGATATTGATCAGGCTTTAGCCGCTACTCAGGCATGA
- a CDS encoding PhzF family phenazine biosynthesis protein encodes MKKLLYYLADVFTDEVFGGNQLAVFPVGEEVPEHLMQRIAKELNLSETTFVLPPVNPANDIKLRIFTPGKELPMAGHPTIGTAYVLLQQKLLLAEGRNQVIFEEGVGNIPVTFKQDGQDLGLITMSQPLPEFGQTVTDKQVLADLLSVEAEDIATELPAQVVSCGVPFFYVFLKNLAAVKKARLRTEVLEHQLNYIGTESVFLFSRETEQAEHSVHGRMFAPAFGIPEDPATGSACGPLGCYLVHYGLTPVETDTTETKIICEQGFEMGRPSLLYITIGHENNSITGVKVGGKSVLVGEGYFYL; translated from the coding sequence ATGAAAAAATTGCTTTATTATTTAGCGGATGTTTTCACGGATGAGGTATTCGGGGGTAACCAGCTGGCTGTTTTCCCGGTTGGTGAGGAGGTACCGGAACATTTAATGCAACGTATTGCGAAAGAACTAAATCTTTCGGAAACAACTTTTGTACTGCCTCCGGTGAATCCGGCGAACGATATAAAATTACGTATTTTCACGCCGGGTAAAGAACTACCCATGGCTGGTCACCCGACTATTGGTACAGCTTACGTATTACTGCAACAAAAATTATTATTGGCAGAAGGTCGTAATCAGGTAATTTTTGAAGAAGGGGTGGGGAATATTCCGGTAACATTTAAACAAGATGGCCAGGACTTAGGCCTTATTACCATGTCGCAGCCGTTACCGGAATTTGGCCAGACAGTTACGGATAAGCAGGTTTTAGCCGATTTACTTTCGGTTGAGGCGGAAGATATTGCAACGGAATTGCCCGCCCAAGTAGTTTCGTGTGGAGTACCATTTTTTTATGTATTCTTAAAGAATTTGGCAGCGGTTAAAAAGGCCCGTTTACGCACCGAAGTATTGGAGCATCAACTCAACTATATTGGTACCGAAAGCGTTTTTCTATTTTCCCGCGAAACCGAGCAAGCCGAGCATTCTGTACACGGTCGCATGTTTGCGCCTGCTTTTGGTATTCCGGAAGATCCGGCTACGGGTAGTGCTTGTGGTCCTTTAGGCTGTTATCTGGTGCATTACGGCTTAACTCCCGTTGAAACAGATACTACCGAAACAAAAATTATCTGTGAACAAGGCTTTGAAATGGGGCGACCGAGTTTATTGTATATTACCATCGGGCACGAGAACAATAGTATTACCGGGGTAAAAGTAGGCGGTAAAAGTGTTTTGGTAGGAGAAGGCTATTTTTATTTATAA